From one Marinobacter sp. LV10MA510-1 genomic stretch:
- a CDS encoding NADH:ubiquinone reductase (Na(+)-transporting) subunit B, whose translation MAIRQFLDGIEHHFEKGGRHERWYALYEAVDTIFYSPSSVTKSTSHVRDGIDLKRIMITVWLCTFPAMFFGMWNIGFQANSYLATSPEALVGDGGLRTLFINAFAVTGAGAGLLDNFIYGMAYFIPIYVVTFVVGGFWEVMFATVRRHEINEGFFVTSILFALICPPTVPLWQVALGITFGIVIGKEVFGGTGKNFLNPALTGRAFLYFAYPAQISGDTVWTAVDGFSGATSLSWAASGGMEALETQIGWMNAFMGTIQGSMGETSTLAVLAGGAVLLIMKIASYRIVGGVLLGMIATSLLMNVVGSETNPMFAVPAHWHLVIGGFAFGMMFMATDPVSSAMTNTGRWCFGILVGVMTILIRVVNPAFPEGIMLAILFANLFAPLMDHYVVQANVKRRLARG comes from the coding sequence ATGGCTATCCGACAGTTTCTCGACGGAATCGAGCATCATTTTGAAAAAGGCGGTCGTCACGAGCGTTGGTACGCGCTCTACGAAGCGGTAGACACCATTTTCTACTCGCCCAGTTCGGTCACCAAATCCACATCTCACGTGCGTGATGGCATTGATCTGAAACGCATCATGATTACGGTGTGGCTGTGCACTTTCCCGGCCATGTTTTTCGGCATGTGGAACATCGGCTTTCAGGCCAACAGCTACCTGGCTACCAGTCCGGAGGCTTTGGTCGGAGACGGCGGACTGCGCACCTTGTTTATCAACGCTTTTGCGGTAACCGGCGCGGGTGCTGGCTTGCTGGATAATTTCATCTACGGTATGGCCTACTTTATTCCCATCTACGTGGTGACCTTTGTGGTTGGCGGGTTCTGGGAAGTGATGTTTGCCACCGTGCGTCGCCATGAAATCAACGAAGGCTTTTTCGTAACCTCGATTTTGTTTGCGCTGATTTGCCCGCCTACCGTGCCTTTATGGCAAGTGGCTTTAGGCATTACCTTCGGTATCGTCATCGGTAAAGAAGTGTTTGGCGGAACCGGCAAAAACTTCCTCAACCCGGCGCTGACCGGCCGTGCTTTTTTGTACTTCGCCTACCCGGCGCAGATCTCCGGTGACACGGTATGGACTGCGGTTGACGGGTTTAGTGGTGCAACCTCCCTGAGCTGGGCTGCCAGCGGTGGTATGGAAGCTCTGGAAACCCAGATTGGCTGGATGAACGCGTTTATGGGCACCATTCAGGGTTCCATGGGTGAAACCTCGACCCTGGCGGTGTTGGCCGGTGGCGCGGTGCTGCTGATCATGAAAATAGCCTCTTACCGGATTGTTGGGGGTGTGTTGCTCGGCATGATTGCCACCTCGTTGCTGATGAACGTGGTGGGTTCGGAAACCAACCCCATGTTTGCCGTGCCAGCGCACTGGCACCTGGTAATCGGTGGTTTTGCCTTCGGCATGATGTTTATGGCGACGGACCCGGTATCGTCTGCCATGACCAATACCGGCCGCTGGTGCTTCGGCATTCTGGTGGGCGTGATGACTATTCTGATACGCGTAGTAAACCCGGCCTTCCCTGAGGGCATTATGCTGGCGATTCTGTTCGCCAACCTGTTTGCCCCGCTGATGGACCACTACGTTGTTCAGGCCAATGTTAAACGGAGGCTCGCCCGTGGCTAA
- a CDS encoding Na(+)-translocating NADH-quinone reductase subunit C, with product MAKVKETVSRTLLVALVLSIVFSVIVSTAAVMLRPAQIKNQNLDIKTNILAASGMLPEAASAEQIEDIFTRFDVRLVDLDSGAFVEPESVNVQDPMKYDMYKAASNPDMSTNIPPKEDLAGIKRRPNVAKVYLLREGDQVKRVVLPVHGYGLWSTLYGFVSLEGDLNTIEGLGFYAHAETPGLGGEVDNPRWKSQWVGKQLYDENKTEPQIRLVKGGVDANTANKQHKVDALSGATLTSRGVEHLVNYWMGDRGYAAFLKKLREGEV from the coding sequence GTGGCTAAAGTTAAAGAAACAGTCTCCAGAACGTTATTGGTCGCTTTGGTACTGAGTATCGTGTTTTCAGTTATCGTCTCGACCGCCGCAGTAATGCTGCGCCCGGCACAGATCAAAAATCAAAACCTGGACATTAAAACCAATATTCTGGCGGCCTCGGGCATGTTGCCGGAAGCTGCCAGTGCCGAGCAGATCGAAGATATCTTCACCCGCTTTGATGTCCGTCTGGTGGATTTGGATTCTGGCGCCTTTGTCGAGCCTGAATCGGTCAATGTGCAAGACCCGATGAAGTACGACATGTACAAAGCTGCGTCTAACCCGGATATGTCCACCAACATTCCTCCCAAGGAAGACCTGGCGGGCATCAAGCGTCGCCCTAACGTAGCCAAGGTCTATCTGCTGCGCGAAGGCGATCAGGTGAAGCGCGTTGTACTGCCGGTTCACGGTTATGGTTTGTGGTCCACTCTGTATGGCTTTGTATCCCTTGAGGGCGACTTGAACACCATCGAAGGCCTGGGCTTTTATGCCCACGCAGAAACGCCGGGCCTGGGTGGTGAGGTGGATAACCCGCGCTGGAAGTCCCAGTGGGTGGGTAAGCAGCTTTACGACGAAAACAAAACCGAGCCGCAGATCCGCCTGGTAAAAGGCGGTGTTGATGCCAATACTGCGAACAAGCAACACAAAGTGGACGCGCTTTCCGGTGCCACCTTGACCAGTCGCGGTGTGGAGCATCTTGTAAATTATTGGATGGGTGATCGTGGCTACGCGGCGTTCCTCAAGAAACTTCGTGAAGGGGAGGTCTGA
- a CDS encoding NADH:ubiquinone reductase (Na(+)-transporting) subunit D: protein MSEMTAKQVLFEPIFSNNPIGLQILGICSALAVTTSMNVTIVMCLSVIAVTAFSNLAVSLVRAQIPNSIRIIAQMTIIASLVIVVDQFLKAYAYEVSKQLSVFVGLIITNCIVMGRAEGFAMKNGPWLSFLDGIGNGMGYSVMLLFVAFFRELLGAGALFGVTLMTPVSQGGWYVPNGLLLLPPSAFFIIGLAIWALRAWKPEQVEEADFKMSRHTHKEAF, encoded by the coding sequence ATGTCCGAAATGACCGCGAAACAAGTTCTGTTTGAACCGATTTTCAGTAACAACCCGATTGGATTGCAGATTCTGGGTATCTGTTCTGCGCTGGCGGTAACCACCAGCATGAACGTCACCATCGTTATGTGTCTGTCCGTTATTGCGGTAACCGCGTTTTCCAACCTGGCGGTATCGCTGGTGCGGGCACAGATTCCGAACAGTATTCGTATCATCGCCCAAATGACCATCATCGCTTCTCTGGTAATCGTGGTGGATCAGTTTCTGAAGGCCTACGCCTATGAAGTATCCAAGCAGCTGTCGGTCTTCGTTGGTCTGATCATCACCAACTGCATCGTTATGGGCCGTGCCGAAGGTTTCGCCATGAAGAACGGGCCTTGGCTGAGCTTCCTTGACGGCATCGGCAACGGTATGGGCTATTCGGTGATGCTGCTATTTGTCGCCTTCTTCCGTGAGCTGCTGGGCGCAGGTGCGCTGTTTGGCGTTACCTTGATGACACCAGTAAGTCAGGGCGGTTGGTACGTCCCCAACGGGCTGCTGCTGTTGCCGCCGAGCGCGTTCTTTATTATTGGCTTGGCAATCTGGGCCCTGCGCGCCTGGAAACCCGAGCAAGTGGAAGAGGCAGACTTCAAAATGTCCCGCCACACCCATAAGGAGGCCTTCTGA